The Mytilus edulis chromosome 4, xbMytEdul2.2, whole genome shotgun sequence nucleotide sequence TTCAATCAAGACAGGTTAGGTTTGACTGTAATAGGGTCACGGCTGAACTGTAATTCAGAATGTTTTATGTGAAAACtctgaataatttttatttacgaATATAAAGCATTAATCAAGTCAATCACACAAACATGATTTGGCGAACTCTATGTTACCTTCGAGTCTggtaaaaataagaaatatatattaatagaaAATGACAAAACTCTGCAGGAAGTCTTGTCATTAATACGAATAGCAAAGATCGTGCGCTACGTCACTAATTGgtaatgaatatgtatatatctGTCACGTGGTCGATGCTCATGCAAACAATCAACAATAATAATGGCTTCTACACgagattttataaaaattgatcTGACTGCTGAAGATATTCCAGGGGCTAAACTTGACATAAATAAATTAGAAGATTATAGCAATATGCAGCTTAAACGATGGTTAGAATGCAGAGGTATTAAATCATCAGGAAACCGAACTGAACTACTTAAAAGGTGAGTGACCTCAATAACAACGCctatttcttttgtcatttgaCAAACCACTTTACCTGAGCCAATGACAGTTTATGATTGATTCACCGGGTGACAAACGTTTTTGTGTATCAAATTTCATTGGAGGACTAATAATATTGACAAGAAGTTTTACGCccattataattttatttacaaatgtttttttccccGAATGAAGTGAGCTATTTTAAGCAGAGCTATCAAtagaatatttgttttctatctttgacatgtttgatataaataaaacggttcaaattgtaaattatttgttttcagaTGCAATGATGTAATCAATTCCGGCAGGGTAGATCAAATTGATATCAACATTGATCAAGGGAAGTGGTACGATATAAAACTTGGAAAGGTCAAACcagaaagtgtaaaaaaaaatcaacctgcTATCCCACCAGTATTAGGATGGAAAACTTTTCCGTCTAGACCCATACCGGTCAATTTTAATTATGGGCACATATACCATTATTTACTGGAGAGCGTTGTCCTTTTAGGAGAAGACGGGAAGCAGGAGGATACGGACTTGTCACACATGACTTCCAAGCCTCTCACAAAAGGAGAACAATATGTCAAAAGTGGAAGTGTGACAAATATAATGGACAATTCAAAGGGTTCAGACTTATATTTTATAAAGGGGAAAGTTGATGCATCTATGAGAAAAGAGCACAGAATTGTGCACATAACATTGTCATCAATTAGTGGAGCTGTTTTAGATGCAAGTTGTACCTGTCCAGCATCTTGCCTAGGACGATGCAACCATGTAGCAGCACTGCTGTTAATGTTGAATAAGCACTGTAAAGAATCAGGCTATGATGCAACTGCGTGTACAAGTAAGCCATGTGAATGGAACCAGGGGAAAAAATCAAACAAGAATCCTTCAAAAATAACAGAAGCAGCATATTCATACTATAAATCTAGACCAAAAAAGCTGAGCACTTTTGATCCTAGGCCACAGAACCAAAGAAACATTAGCAAAGAGACAAAAAATTCTTTTATAATGGAAATGCAATATAATTCTTTAAGAACTAGCAAGCCCTCTATGTGGGGAACCTTGCTCTCCTCTCAATATGAAGATTATAGTTTAGAAGAAGAACGAGTAGATCAGCTTGAAAGTTTATTTTGGATCATGTTTGATAATCTACGTGATGAAGGTAAACAGTACCCTACAGCTGCCTACATGATACCAAATACTGAACAACAATCAGAATCTGATACTTGGAAATCCAATAGATGGTTCCGGATCACTGCCTCAACATCAAAACAAGCAAGCAATCTTGGAAATATCTTAAACACTGAAACCCAGTATTGTGATTCTACCAAACGCAAACTATTCAACTTTATTTCATATAACATCTGGGCTTTACATACATTTTCTACACCAGACACTGTATATGGTATTGAAAGTGAAGAGCAAGCCAGAGctgattatttaaaatatatggcAGGAAAAATACAAGATTTCAGAGTCATAAAAACAGGCTTCTGGATAAATAAACTATGGCCAGAAATAGGATGTTCACCTGATGGTCTTGTTTTTGATCCagaagaaaatatgaaatatggTTTACTTGAATTAAAATGTCCAAAACTATTTCGTAAAGTGGCACCTTCTGATTTATTTATGGCtctgaaagataaaaaaatattgaatagcgAGTTATATTCAGCGTGTTTCTCTCGCCCAACCTCTGAGAATGCTTCTTTGGAACTTAAAACTCACCATGCATACTATTATCAAATTCAACTCCAGCTTGCAGTTACAGGACTTGAATGGTGTGACTTTGTGTTATGGTCATCTCTTGGTAAGCCAAATGTAGAGAGAATAAGACGAGACCAGCAGCTTATAACTAGTATGATAGGAAATATAACAACCCTTTGGCGACGAGTTATTGCCCCTGAGCTGTTTGAAATGAGGGTTCCTAGGAAACTGTTTCCTATTATTTTAAAAGACATTAATACACCAGTAATACTTCAAGTCAATAAATAGATTAtttatgttatattatatattttatatggatACACTCATGCACATGTAAAAAGTGTTCAatgtatttttatcatttaactAAAGGTTCTTGAAAGTTAACTAGGCTACTTGCAACAAATACTAATTGATTGGCAATTGGAGACAATGACAAAGGTATATTTCCACTCAATAACTTAAATTTTTTCACACGTTCTATGACACGTTCAACATGTATACGAGCTTTGGCTATTCGTCTTGTAGTTAACTCTTCTTGAGCAGTAAACTTTGTTCTTTTTCCTAGAAATGGTGGTATATTCAAGAAGGCTTGGCGTTTGAGAAGCAGGTCCTTTATTGTAAATCCCCTATCTGCAAGAACCAAATCACCTGGGTTGATATAGTCTAAAAAACCACTTTGCTCAATAATTGCTCGGTCACTTATTGAGCCCTCAAATAAGTCTGAGACATAAACAATTGATCCGTTAGGTGCTATACCAATCAAACATTTATAGGTATGATGGTTCTTGTACGAGGAATATAAATTGCCTTGTCTCTTGAAATCTCTTGGCATTTGTACAAAGAATTCAGTGCAATCTATTGTGCAacgtatatttttaaaagttttaaatacttTTGGTAATCCAACTTTAAAATGCTGTCGTTCTGGAAACATGTCATGTCTCAACtcattaaaatgacaatacagTAGCTGAATCCATGTTGTAAAAACTATGCTAACTGTAGAAGATGCAATTCCGAAAAAGTGTGAAATAGTATCGATGCTGTAACCCCTTCTTAGTCTTACTAAAGTCAGAAATAACTCATCTTTTGGTTCAAGTTTTCTGTTTCCTTTCCTTGAACTTTCTTTTGCATCATTTTTCCCATCCCAGTATGTTAAATTGTAAACACTAGTGCCAAGAAAGTTAAATAGAATGCAAAACTGAGCATATGTTAATCCTgtgaataatttcattttaacatCATTGTCTTTAATTGCCTTTAATGATAGGGTGGTGTCATTTTGTTCATTTGGCTGATCATTCTGTCTACTTTCACAATTTCGCATTTGGttttttaaaatcatgttttcaaTTTTGGCGTTTAAAACTTCTTTTTCGTATATTGTTTGCACTTCTTTGTCATTTGTCTGTACATCAACAGTTTGTGACGATGCATCTGTAACAGGGCAAAGTACTAGCAATGATGTTTCCTGAAATATAATattctacatttgtatatataattaatttacaaaattgtacatgtatatgaaaaaaaatatttctactaTTTTATATGCTTTATTTAATAACTGATTTTCCTGTAATAATTGTTGTTAACTGGAATTGAAACAATAATATAAGGAGAAGCACTAATTTGCACATGTAGATATTAACATGTAATATATTACAATGTATGTaactaatttaaaacaaaattctaGCCACAAGTGTGTGCAGAGGAGAGATTTTACCATTTCTAAGATTACGTGCACTAttgtaataaacattttaaataaatcaaacttaattcatgaattattttgagtttttaaGGGATTgtgtttcaatgatttttttctgtCAACTGGCTCAATAAAACATCTAaatacttacatgtacatgtgttgtCTCAGgaaagttatttaaatcattGGACAGGTCAAGTAAACCTTCAGCAGCAGATTTAATATccttctttgaaatttttattggCTTTCTCCTTGGTGTAGGCGCTTTCCTTTTGCGTTCAAACCTTTCAACCTGTGTAGAATACAAAGATCTagagtttaaatatatttttggtttaAATTCAATTTAAACAATAAACAGGAAAAGTATCATTCACTGTTATGAATAAGCTAAATTTGCAGTGAATAGCTTAATCTGAATTAATTTTGAGTGAATCTTATAATTTCAAAAGCTTTCCATATAAAAAGAACATGTATGTTGAAGAAAAGGGGGATGTAAAACTAACCTGTTCATCTGTGTGTAAAAGTGCTGGGATTGGATCAGGATTTTCAGCCGTAGGACCACTTTCTCCTACAAAATGCTTGCTGCATATATATGTGGAACGTTTGATTTTATCCACGTTGAAATCATTACCGGGTCGACCACAAGCTTTGATCCATTTTAGACAGGTTTCCCTACGAGTCGTCGGTTTAGGGAAAGGGATAAAAAACACATCTTTCATTTCTTCTCGATGTCTGTACCTAGTATCACTATTACATGTTCCATAGCAACAATGTTTATTTCCTTCAGATTTTGATTGCTGCGGTAATTCATCCATTTAATTAGTCggaaagaagaaaaatatatcaatgaaatTTGCCTCATGCAAAGCGTTGTTTACAATGGCTTGCATGACATCCGGGAACTTTACCTGTGATGTCATTCTAAAAATAGCTTTGTAATCTATTATTAGTTCAACCGATCTTTGCTATTAATAGTCAAACGTGGCAAGGCATGGCGACTTTCGATTAATTGTAAGCTACTTTAATGAACCAGCAAAATCGAGTTACGTCACTGCAAATGTTTTAATAGGCTTAGATTGGACTACATTTTATCAAGATTTATTCAAAGCGTTTTTCATTAGAGTTGTTTCAAGGCCATAacaattattattaaatttcGGTGAATTAAagtattttgttgttatttagaATTTTGTAACATTAATTTAAAGTGCAACATCACTTCTTTCAGGTCCGTTCTCCTGCGTTGGTGTTTAAAGGGTCTTTGCATGTTAGTTTTAGTTATATCTCATAATTTCAAATAACTCAATGTAAGTACGTCCCCAACCCAAATTACGCCTGTATTAAACTTAGCAAATTACAATGAGGAAAAAGATACTTGTATCAACATAGGTACTCTAAGCAACCCTTAtggtcacgttttttttttaaatgattataaatGTAATGTCGAAATAAGACAAAACTCAAATGAACAAAGTAATGTCTTCTTATCTGGTATTACAAGTGTCTAAAACTTTTTTCTTTATCAATTTATGCTGGttgaaatcaaatcaaaatgCCTGTCTGGTTTTTCGAAGAAATCGACataataaattatgtttaaacaCAGACCGCAAAGAAAAACCCTGAATGAACTgttacacggccgacactcggctaacagagagattggtcggttaatctatattgagtatgcggctatatgggaggttggtctgttaatcgggttggttatacgtctgttaagagtaaaacgcacaatttaatgtcaaattctgttaaatatacagattttttgcatattatgagaaccaaatgaaaaaaagaaaagtgtctaacaaaatgatatctatcatagaacattttccacctgtaaaaacaatttatagtctgcgcagttttcagcaAAACTAA carries:
- the LOC139518603 gene encoding uncharacterized protein, yielding MASTRDFIKIDLTAEDIPGAKLDINKLEDYSNMQLKRWLECRGIKSSGNRTELLKRCNDVINSGRVDQIDINIDQGKWYDIKLGKVKPESVKKNQPAIPPVLGWKTFPSRPIPVNFNYGHIYHYLLESVVLLGEDGKQEDTDLSHMTSKPLTKGEQYVKSGSVTNIMDNSKGSDLYFIKGKVDASMRKEHRIVHITLSSISGAVLDASCTCPASCLGRCNHVAALLLMLNKHCKESGYDATACTSKPCEWNQGKKSNKNPSKITEAAYSYYKSRPKKLSTFDPRPQNQRNISKETKNSFIMEMQYNSLRTSKPSMWGTLLSSQYEDYSLEEERVDQLESLFWIMFDNLRDEGKQYPTAAYMIPNTEQQSESDTWKSNRWFRITASTSKQASNLGNILNTETQYCDSTKRKLFNFISYNIWALHTFSTPDTVYGIESEEQARADYLKYMAGKIQDFRVIKTGFWINKLWPEIGCSPDGLVFDPEENMKYGLLELKCPKLFRKVAPSDLFMALKDKKILNSELYSACFSRPTSENASLELKTHHAYYYQIQLQLAVTGLEWCDFVLWSSLGKPNVERIRRDQQLITSMIGNITTLWRRVIAPELFEMRVPRKLFPIILKDINTPVILQVNK
- the LOC139519684 gene encoding uncharacterized protein, producing the protein MDELPQQSKSEGNKHCCYGTCNSDTRYRHREEMKDVFFIPFPKPTTRRETCLKWIKACGRPGNDFNVDKIKRSTYICSKHFVGESGPTAENPDPIPALLHTDEQVERFERKRKAPTPRRKPIKISKKDIKSAAEGLLDLSNDLNNFPETTHVHETSLLVLCPVTDASSQTVDVQTNDKEVQTIYEKEVLNAKIENMILKNQMRNCESRQNDQPNEQNDTTLSLKAIKDNDVKMKLFTGLTYAQFCILFNFLGTSVYNLTYWDGKNDAKESSRKGNRKLEPKDELFLTLVRLRRGYSIDTISHFFGIASSTVSIVFTTWIQLLYCHFNELRHDMFPERQHFKVGLPKVFKTFKNIRCTIDCTEFFVQMPRDFKRQGNLYSSYKNHHTYKCLIGIAPNGSIVYVSDLFEGSISDRAIIEQSGFLDYINPGDLVLADRGFTIKDLLLKRQAFLNIPPFLGKRTKFTAQEELTTRRIAKARIHVERVIERVKKFKLLSGNIPLSLSPIANQLVFVASSLVNFQEPLVK